In one window of Thermodesulfobacteriota bacterium DNA:
- a CDS encoding HU family DNA-binding protein — translation MAKALTKSQIAESIAKKNGVTKKLAADVIAALTQLAYKEVKNAFTLPGIGKLVLVKRKARMGRNPQTGKAIKIPAKKVVKFRVAKACKDAVLG, via the coding sequence ATGGCCAAGGCACTCACAAAATCCCAAATAGCTGAAAGCATCGCCAAGAAAAACGGTGTTACAAAAAAGCTGGCCGCGGATGTGATTGCAGCTCTGACTCAGCTGGCCTATAAAGAGGTCAAAAACGCTTTTACGCTACCAGGAATCGGCAAGCTCGTTCTTGTTAAGAGAAAGGCAAGGATGGGCAGAAACCCCCAGACAGGAAAGGCTATAAAGATTCCCGCTAAGAAGGTCGTGAAGTTCAGGGTGGCAAAGGCATGCAAGGATGCGGTGCTGGGGTAG